The genomic region GATCAACCGCGTGCGTGGTGCGGCGTCGGCATGATCTTCCAGGATCGATGACCTCGCTCAACCCGGACCATGAAGATCAGCAGCCAGATCGCCGGAGACGCTGATCATCGCGGCATGGCCCGACGCGAGGCGCTGGCGCAGGCAGGTGCAACTGCTCGATCGCACCGCATCCCGGAGGCGGGCAAGCGCGCGAACCAATACCCCTTCGAGCTGTCCGGAGGCATGCTGCAGCGGGTGATGATCGCGATCAGCCTGGCCTGCAAACCAGCGCTGCTGATCGCCGATGAGCCCTCGACCGCGCTCGATGTCCGATCCAGAACCAGGTGCTGGAACTGATGCGCGAGCTCCAGCGCGAGGAAGGCATGGCCATCGTGCTGATCACCCACGATCTCGGGGTGGTGGCGCGCATGGCCGATGATGTGGCGGTGATGTACGCCGGACGCATCGTCGAATCGGGCCCCGTCGAGGATATCTTCTGTCGCCGCGCACCCCTACACCACGGGATTGGCGCGCGATGCCGGGCGCTGCGCGCACGCACCGGAAAACTGGTCGCCATAGCGGGCAGCCCGCCCGACCTGTTCGCGGTTCCGCCGGGCTGCGCCTATGCGCCGCGCTGCCCGCACGCGATGAATATCTGCGCGGTGCACGATCCGGCACCAAGCGCGCCCGGGCGCGCAACATCGGGCCAGTTGCTGGTTTGCACCACCCACAGGCCCCGGCAGTCGCCACGACCCCGCCCACGATGAGTGACACCCGATGAGCGTGCTGCTCGATATCCGCGATCTGAAGACCCACTTCCGTCCGGACCGCGCCAGACCGTGCACGCGGTCGACGGGATCACGCTCGCCATCGAGCGCCGCAAACCAGATCGTGGGGCTGGTCGGCGAGAGCGGCTCCGGCAAATCAACGCTCGGCAAGACCGTTGCGGGCTGCTGCCCAGGACCTCTTGGGAAATCCGCTACGACGGCAAACCGCTGCCGCAACGCTGTTTGGTGGCCGATTTCAGGCGTTACTCGCGCGAGATCCAGATGATCTTCCAGGATCCCTGCGCCTCGTTGAATCCGCGCATGACGGTAGAGGGAGATCATCGGCGAGGGGCTGCGTCTGCAGCCCGGCGCGACGCCCGACCATCGTGCCCAGGTGGCGCAATGGCTGGAGCGGGTCGGCTTGTCGGCGGATCACATGATGCGTTATCCGCACGGATTCTCGGGCGGGCAGCGTCAGCGTCTCGGCATCGCACGCGCCCTGATCGTGAAACCGAAATTCGTGGTCTGCGATGAGCCCATCTCGGCGCTCGATGTGTCGGTGCAGGCCCAGATCGTCAACCTGCTGGGCGAATTGCAGGCAACACTCGGCCTGACCCTGCTGTTCATTGCCCACGATCTGTCGATGGTGCGTTATATCTCCGGATCATGGTGGTGATGTATCTCGGAGCCCTGGTCAGGAGGAGGGCCCCGCGGACCAGGTCTATTTCGAGCCGCGCCACCCCTATACGCGGCTGCTGGTCGCCTCAATCCGGAACCTGACCCGCGGATCGAGAAGGCCCGCGTGCATGAACCGATCGTGGGCGATATTCCATCACCGATCAACGTGCCGGCGGGCTGTCGCTTTGCAGGCCGCTGTCCGGACGTGATGGCGCGCTGTCGGATCGAGACTCCCGGGTACCGCTCGCGCGAAGCCGGACGCATGATCGCCTGCCACCTGTACGACTGACTGGCGCGGTCATTTCCCGGCTTTTTTGCCCACCCCCGGCTGATTTGCCGGAAAAATGCCTCAATCCGGCATTTTGCGCTGTGCTAACCTCAACATTGCTTTCCGTTGTCCCTCGATAATAAAACGGGTACCGGCAATACCGGGATTGCCCGCAAAGCCCAGCGGCCCATCGATACCAGGGAATTCATGGCCAAACGACCCGGCGAAGTGCTGGAGCAACTGATCACGCGCCACGGCAGCGCGCTGGTGCGCTTTCTCAGCCGCAAGCTGGGCAGTGTCGACGATGCCGAGGAGATCGCACAGGACGCCTTTCTGCGCCTGCACCGGCTGGAAAATACCGACAATATCGACAATGCCCGCGCCTTCCTGTTCCAGGTCGCCTCCAACATGGCGATCGACCAGTTGCGCCGTCGCCGCCTGCACGCGCGCTATGT from Gammaproteobacteria bacterium harbors:
- a CDS encoding ABC transporter ATP-binding protein; amino-acid sequence: MAQWLERVGLSADHMMRYPHGFSGGQRQRLGIARALIVKPKFVVCDEPISALDVSVQAQIVNLLGELQATLGLTLLFIAHDLSMVRYISGSWW